In the genome of Cryptosporangium aurantiacum, the window GCGTCGCTGCCGCCGACAAGGGCGTCCTGCTCGGCTTGCACTCGGTGGTGTTCGTCGTCCTCGTCGCCGGCTTCCGGCGTACTACGTCAGCTCGCCCCAGTGGGTGAAGCCCGTCGTGTGGCGGGTGCGGCCGTTCGGCAGGACAGCGAGGGCCTCGACGTCCGGGAGCTCCTCGATCCACGCGAGGCCACGGTCGGGGCCCATCGCGAATGCCGCCGTCGCGCAGGCGTCGACCCAAGCCAGTCGCGGGCCCACGACCGTCACGCTCGCCAGGGCGTCGGCGGGCGTACCCCGGTGCGGGTCGACGATGTGCCGCCCCCGCTCGGCGGTGCCCGACGTGGCCACCGCGGCGTCCCGGACGCTGACGACCGCGACCAGCCTGCGGGAACGGAGCGGGTGGGCGATTCCGACCCGCCACGGGCGCTCTGCGGCCGCCTCGCCGACCACTTGGACGTCACCGCCGCCGTTCACGACGTGGCTGGTCGATCCGGCCGCGGCGAGCAGGTCGCTGGTCCGCTCGATCGCCCAGCCCTTCACGATGCCGGTCGGGTCGAGGAAGCCGTGCGGCGCCTCGGTGAAGTAACCGTCGCTGGCCTCGGACGCCTCGCGGACCAGGCCCAGCACCTCGCGGACCTCGGCCGGGCACTCGGCGGGAGTCAGTTCGCCCCGGCTCAGCCGGGAGACGACGCTGCCCGGCTGGTACGTGGAGAACGTCGCGTCGGCCCAGTGCAACCAGCGGATCGCGGCCTGAACCGCCTCGGGTGTCACGCCGCCGCCGCGGATGTCGAGCGAGAATACGGTCCCCATGCACTCCTCGACGCGCCGCACGGGCGCCGGGACCGTCGCGATCAGCGCCGGGCTGGCGAACGTCGTCGCGGTCAGCGTCACAGCCCCGCCTGGTCGAGCGCGCTTTGCAGGGACTCCTTGTAGCTCTCCGTGGTGAACGTCGCGCCCGAGACAGTGTCGACGTCGGCGCTGTTCGCGTCGAGCGTCGCCTGCTGCAGCTTGGGCAGCGCGTTGCCCGCGATCTGCTCGGACTTCTTGTCCTTGGGGTTCAGCGCGGCGATCTCGACCTTGGTGATCGAGGTGCCGGACACCGTGACCCTGACCTGGAGCGACTCGTACGGGTTGGTCGCGACCTTGCCGGTCGCGGTCTTCGGCGCGCCGTCGGCAGGAGCGTCCCCAGCCGGAGCGTCCCCAGCCGGAGCGTCGGCCTTGGCAGACGGGTCAGCCGCCACCGGCTTCTCGGCCGCCGCAGGCGGAGGCGCCGCCGCCTCCGCGACGGCCTCCGAGGGCGCCAGGTTGGCCTTCAGGCCGATCAACCCACCGAGACCGGCAACGGTTCCGAGCAGGGCGTACAGGAATCGACGCACGAAGGTGCTCCTAGAACTCGAACGACTCGTGGTGAACCCGGCGGCGCGCGACACCGGCGTCGCGAAGCGCCTCCCGCGTCGCCGCGATCAGCGACTCCGGCCCGCAGAGGTAGACGTCGTGGTGCTTCAGGTTCGGCACCAGCCACTCCAGTTGCTCGGCGCCGAGGGGGTCGCCGCCGAGCTGCTCACGGGTGCCGACGAGGTAATGCACCCGGGCGCCGCGGTCGAACGCGATCTCCTCGATCTCCGCGCGCAGCACCAGGTCGGACATGTGCCGGGCCCGGTAGATCAGCGTGATGTCGCCGGGGCGGCCGGGCAGCGTCTCCAGCAGCGCCCGCAGCGGTGTGATGCCGACACCCGCCCCGATCAGCAGCACCTTCCGGCGGCGGCGGACACCGCCGGTGAACGCGCCGTACGGGCCGCTGGCCATGACCTTGGTGCCGGGCTGCAGCCGGGCGAGCTGCCGGCTGTGACCGCCGGCCTCCTTGACCGTGATCCGCAGACGCCCACCGGACACCGGCGCCGACAGCGAGTACGGGTTCGACGCCCACCAGCCCTCGGACGTCAGGAACCGCCACCGGAAGAACTGACCGGGCTCGGCCTTGAGGTCCTGCAGGTGCCGCCCGGTGAGGTACACCGAGACGACGTCCGGCCCCTCCATCCGGACGCCCTCCACCTCCAGCCGGTGCCGGAACGCCTGCCGGACCGGGGTGACCACGCGGTACCAGATGAGCAGCACGGTGACCACGCCGTACAGCGTCGACCAGGCGATCTGCGCGGGCTTGTTGCCGACGAAATCGGCGCCGGTCGAGAACTGGTGCAGGAACGAGAGCGCGATCGCCAGGTAGGTGCCGAGGTGGATCAGGTGCCAGGCCTCGTAGCTCATCCGCTTGCGGGC includes:
- a CDS encoding FAD:protein FMN transferase → MGTVFSLDIRGGGVTPEAVQAAIRWLHWADATFSTYQPGSVVSRLSRGELTPAECPAEVREVLGLVREASEASDGYFTEAPHGFLDPTGIVKGWAIERTSDLLAAAGSTSHVVNGGGDVQVVGEAAAERPWRVGIAHPLRSRRLVAVVSVRDAAVATSGTAERGRHIVDPHRGTPADALASVTVVGPRLAWVDACATAAFAMGPDRGLAWIEELPDVEALAVLPNGRTRHTTGFTHWGELT
- a CDS encoding ferredoxin reductase family protein encodes the protein MTATLNQYVPAHGVRAPAGRAPALRVGPTPVLVGIGAGAVAVLGLWWTNTTTISGLGDYLTHAGRITGLLAGYGAIILLGLMARVPALERGIGTDRLTRWHAMGGRYTVSMLIAHGLLITWGYAVTARTSVVGQGLSLLRDYPDVLYATIGAGLFVTIGAVSARAARKRMSYEAWHLIHLGTYLAIALSFLHQFSTGADFVGNKPAQIAWSTLYGVVTVLLIWYRVVTPVRQAFRHRLEVEGVRMEGPDVVSVYLTGRHLQDLKAEPGQFFRWRFLTSEGWWASNPYSLSAPVSGGRLRITVKEAGGHSRQLARLQPGTKVMASGPYGAFTGGVRRRRKVLLIGAGVGITPLRALLETLPGRPGDITLIYRARHMSDLVLRAEIEEIAFDRGARVHYLVGTREQLGGDPLGAEQLEWLVPNLKHHDVYLCGPESLIAATREALRDAGVARRRVHHESFEF
- a CDS encoding FMN-binding protein — protein: MRRFLYALLGTVAGLGGLIGLKANLAPSEAVAEAAAPPPAAAEKPVAADPSAKADAPAGDAPAGDAPADGAPKTATGKVATNPYESLQVRVTVSGTSITKVEIAALNPKDKKSEQIAGNALPKLQQATLDANSADVDTVSGATFTTESYKESLQSALDQAGL
- a CDS encoding DUF6069 family protein, which produces MTRRPFLIWGVVAAVVFLLSSVPAMASGVAAADKGVLLGLHSVVFVVLVAGFRRTTSARPSG